A genomic stretch from Halichoerus grypus chromosome 7, mHalGry1.hap1.1, whole genome shotgun sequence includes:
- the STX6 gene encoding syntaxin-6 isoform X1, protein MSMEDPFFVVKGEVQKAVNTAQGLFQRWTELLQDPSTATREEIDWTTNELRNNLRSIEWDLEDLDETISIVEANPRKFNLDATELSIRKTFITSTRQVVRDMKDQMSASSVQALAERKNRQALLGDSGSQNWSAGTTDKSGRLDHELQLANSHFIEEQQAQQQLIVEQQDEQLELVSGSIGVLKNMSQRIGGELEEQAVMLDDFSHELESTQSRLDNVMKKLAKVSHMTSDRRQWCAIAILFVVLLVVLVFFLVL, encoded by the exons AGAGGTACAGAAAGCAGTCAACACTGCCCAGGGATTATTTCAGAGATGGACAGAGCTCCTCCAGGACCCTTCCACAGCAACGAGGGAAGAAATCGACTGGACCACCAACGAGCTGAGAAACAACCTCCGGAGCATAGAGTGGGATCTCGAGGACCTTGACGAGACCATCA GCATAGTTGAAGCAAACCCTAGAAAATTCAACCTCGATGCAACTGAATTGAGTATAAGAAAAACCTTCATCACAAGTACTCGGCAAGTTGTCAGG GACATGAAGGATCAGATGTCAGCTTCATCTGTGCAGGCATTAGCAGAACGAAAAAATAGACAG GCACTTCTAGGGGACAGTGGCAGCCAGAACTGGAGCGCGGGAACGACGGACAAATCCGGGCGCCTGGACCACGAGCTCCAGCTGGCCAACTCCCATTTCATTGAGGAGCAGCAGGCTCAGCAACAG TTGATCGTGGAGCAGCAGGATGAGCAGTTGGAGCTGGTCTCTGGCAGCATCGGGGTGCTGAAGAACATGTCCCAGCGCATCGGAGGGGAGCTAGAGGAACAGGCGGT tATGTTGGATGATTTTTCTCATGAGTTGGAGAGCACTCAGTCTCGGCTAGACAATGTGATGAAGAAACTTGCAAAAGTATCTCACATGACCAGTG ATCGGCGCCAGTGGTGTGCCATCGCCATCCTCTTTGTGGTCCTGCTGGTCGTGCTGGTCTTCTTCTTAGTGCTGTGA
- the STX6 gene encoding syntaxin-6 isoform X2: protein MSMEDPFFVVKGEVQKAVNTAQGLFQRWTELLQDPSTATREEIDWTTNELRNNLRSIEWDLEDLDETISIVEANPRKFNLDATELSIRKTFITSTRQVVRDMKDQMSASSVQALAERKNRQALLGDSGSQNWSAGTTDKSGRLDHELQLANSHFIEEQQAQQQLIVEQQDEQLELVSGSIGVLKNMSQRIGGELEEQAVYRFLQADSQSVVTNGNMRQTWLCNLPGDLGPGEDRT from the exons AGAGGTACAGAAAGCAGTCAACACTGCCCAGGGATTATTTCAGAGATGGACAGAGCTCCTCCAGGACCCTTCCACAGCAACGAGGGAAGAAATCGACTGGACCACCAACGAGCTGAGAAACAACCTCCGGAGCATAGAGTGGGATCTCGAGGACCTTGACGAGACCATCA GCATAGTTGAAGCAAACCCTAGAAAATTCAACCTCGATGCAACTGAATTGAGTATAAGAAAAACCTTCATCACAAGTACTCGGCAAGTTGTCAGG GACATGAAGGATCAGATGTCAGCTTCATCTGTGCAGGCATTAGCAGAACGAAAAAATAGACAG GCACTTCTAGGGGACAGTGGCAGCCAGAACTGGAGCGCGGGAACGACGGACAAATCCGGGCGCCTGGACCACGAGCTCCAGCTGGCCAACTCCCATTTCATTGAGGAGCAGCAGGCTCAGCAACAG TTGATCGTGGAGCAGCAGGATGAGCAGTTGGAGCTGGTCTCTGGCAGCATCGGGGTGCTGAAGAACATGTCCCAGCGCATCGGAGGGGAGCTAGAGGAACAGGCGGT ATACAGATTCCTCCAAGCGGATTCTCAGAGTGTTGTGACGAATGGGAACATGAGACAGACATGGCTGTGTAACCTCCCTGGGGATCTGGGTCCCGGAGAGGATAGGACATGA